Proteins from one Blattabacterium cuenoti genomic window:
- the speB gene encoding agmatinase — protein MKIFDKKKTFAGISKKYSTLEKSNTVLIPVPYDSTQTWKKGSKKGPKYFLSAAEHIELYDIETNSEVYKRGIFIVPMPVIDSISSIKMVEKVYGTTKKYLLKEKFVTLIGGDHSISIGSIRAFGEKYQNLSILHMDAHVDLRPVYKGNPYNHACSMHEASKKYPLIQIGIRSMDSLENKFLQKGNVFYMHEIYQNDFWMKKAIQKLSKNVFISIDIDVFDPSIAPSTGTPEPGGLDWYTTLKFLKKVFEKKKIIGFDIVELLPNEKESSTDFLAVKLYYKLLSYKYELKLNR, from the coding sequence TTGAAAATTTTTGATAAAAAAAAAACTTTTGCTGGAATATCTAAAAAATATTCTACACTTGAAAAATCTAATACAGTACTGATTCCTGTACCATATGATTCTACTCAAACATGGAAAAAAGGTTCTAAAAAGGGACCTAAATATTTTTTATCTGCAGCAGAACACATAGAATTATATGATATTGAAACTAATTCAGAAGTATATAAGAGAGGGATTTTTATTGTTCCTATGCCCGTAATTGATTCAATTTCCTCTATCAAAATGGTTGAAAAAGTATACGGAACTACAAAAAAATATCTTCTCAAAGAAAAATTTGTTACTCTCATAGGAGGAGATCATTCTATATCTATAGGAAGTATTCGAGCCTTTGGAGAAAAATATCAAAATTTAAGTATTCTTCATATGGACGCACATGTAGATTTACGTCCTGTATATAAAGGAAACCCATACAATCATGCTTGTTCTATGCATGAAGCTTCCAAAAAATATCCACTAATACAAATAGGGATACGAAGCATGGATTCACTTGAAAATAAATTTCTTCAAAAAGGAAATGTTTTTTACATGCATGAAATTTATCAAAACGATTTCTGGATGAAAAAAGCCATTCAAAAACTTTCAAAAAATGTATTCATTAGCATAGATATAGATGTTTTTGATCCAAGTATTGCTCCTTCGACTGGCACTCCAGAACCAGGAGGATTAGATTGGTATACAACTTTAAAATTTTTAAAAAAAGTTTTTGAAAAAAAAAAAATAATAGGATTTGATATAGTTGAACTTTTGCCAAATGAAAAAGAATCCTCTACAGATTTTTTAGCTGTTAAACTTTACTACAAATTACTATCATATAAATATGAACTAAAATTAAATAGATAA
- the cmk gene encoding (d)CMP kinase gives MNDKIIISIDGYSSSGKSSLAKEISKKLKYKYIDTGAMYRGVTLLAIRKGIFNSDLWNVQNFIPFLKNINFKFICNNKIDQTDIFLNGENIQSEIRSLDVTKKVSFISQIPEIREKLTLIQKNFGEKKGIVMDGRDIGSSVFPKSELKIFMKGSIEVRSYRRYRDLQKIGEQISYEEVRTNIIHRDIMDTSRTISPLKKHIDYIEIDNTFLSMEKQLNLIFQLINKIKKNKHSIV, from the coding sequence ATGAATGATAAAATTATCATATCTATAGATGGATATTCTTCATCTGGGAAAAGCTCTTTGGCAAAAGAAATCTCTAAGAAGTTAAAATATAAGTACATAGATACAGGAGCTATGTATAGAGGAGTGACTTTGTTAGCGATTAGAAAAGGAATTTTTAATAGTGATTTGTGGAATGTACAAAATTTTATACCTTTTCTAAAGAATATAAATTTTAAATTTATATGTAACAATAAAATTGATCAAACAGATATATTTTTAAATGGAGAAAATATTCAATCTGAGATTAGATCATTAGATGTAACGAAAAAAGTTAGTTTCATATCTCAAATTCCTGAAATTCGTGAAAAATTAACTCTTATACAGAAAAATTTTGGGGAAAAAAAAGGAATTGTTATGGATGGAAGAGACATTGGTTCTTCTGTTTTCCCTAAATCAGAATTGAAAATTTTTATGAAAGGATCTATAGAGGTTCGTTCTTATAGGAGATATCGAGATTTACAAAAAATAGGAGAACAAATTTCTTATGAAGAAGTAAGAACAAACATTATTCATAGAGATATTATGGATACTTCCAGGACAATTTCTCCTCTGAAAAAACACATAGATTATATAGAAATAGATAACACGTTTTTAAGCATGGAAAAACAATTAAATTTAATTTTTCAATTAATAAATAAAATCAAAAAAAATAAACATTCTATTGTATGA
- the fabG gene encoding 3-oxoacyl-[acyl-carrier-protein] reductase, which produces MKLLNEKIALVTGGSGDIGKSIVRTFVQHGANVIFTFFSSIKEANKLVSELKNSVEAYQTDLSNFDSSKNLVEKIVKKYGTIDILVNNAGVIKDNFLLKISKDDWDYVIKTNLYSVFNLTKYVIFPMIRQKKGSIINMSSVIGLTGNIGQSNYAASKSGIIGFTKSIARELGKKNIRCNAIAPGYITTKMNSRLPSKIKNNWIKNIPLKRAGTPQNIANCTLFLASDLSDYITGSVLNVNGGLI; this is translated from the coding sequence ATGAAATTATTAAATGAAAAAATAGCTTTAGTTACAGGAGGTTCAGGAGATATAGGAAAATCTATTGTAAGAACTTTTGTGCAACATGGAGCTAATGTTATTTTTACATTTTTTTCCTCAATAAAGGAGGCAAATAAATTAGTTTCAGAACTAAAAAATTCAGTAGAAGCATATCAAACTGATCTTTCAAACTTTGATTCATCAAAAAATTTAGTTGAAAAAATCGTAAAAAAATATGGAACCATAGATATATTAGTAAATAACGCTGGTGTTATAAAAGATAATTTTTTGCTTAAAATTTCTAAAGATGATTGGGATTACGTGATAAAAACTAATCTTTATTCTGTATTCAATTTAACTAAATATGTTATCTTTCCTATGATTAGACAAAAAAAAGGAAGTATTATTAATATGAGTTCCGTTATAGGATTAACAGGAAATATTGGACAATCTAATTATGCAGCATCCAAATCTGGAATTATTGGATTTACTAAATCTATAGCTAGAGAACTAGGAAAAAAAAATATCCGTTGTAATGCTATAGCTCCTGGATATATTACTACAAAAATGAATTCTCGTCTTCCATCTAAGATAAAAAATAATTGGATAAAGAATATTCCATTAAAAAGAGCAGGAACTCCTCAAAATATTGCTAATTGCACTTTATTTCTTGCTTCAGATTTATCTGACTACATCACTGGTTCTGTATTAAATGTAAATGGAGGATTAATTTAA
- the menD gene encoding 2-succinyl-5-enolpyruvyl-6-hydroxy-3-cyclohexene-1-carboxylic-acid synthase: protein MYSNKKVVQSLGEILKKKSIFNIIISPGSRNAPIIIHFTQNKYFKSYSIVDERCAGFFALGIAQQIRTPVVLSCTSGSAVVNYYPAVTEAFYQNIPLILVTADRPKEIIDIFDGQSIHQENIFQKHVETSVQLTEEETQSGLWYNEKLINESINKCILKNKPIHINIPFSEPLYKTTNRLKVNPKIIRTITEKNSCIKISKSYKKEQLIWKKYAKKMILLGLNYPEKNMKEILRKLSLDSSIVILTETTSHVRSKLFFSNIDQLVFNMSVKEWLNFKPHILLTVGVNIISKKIKFFLRKYPPIYHWHIGENYENYPDTYYKLTTYWSMTLESFFQIFQNYNLSISDYRYKWEKLRKTRIKKHNFFFKKEKSFSDLKVLFFVFKSIPNNSILQLGNSMIIRYYELFYQKKSSVQSYCNRGTSGIDGCVSTAIGSAISSKKIVTLIIGDISFFYDSNALWNNYTPKNFRIILINNGGGNIFRFISKTKLPEEIFNFFETKHIFSAKKICEMHNWNYEKVSNQYTLKKSLSFFWKKSDNPFLLEIDTRQYKNAKILKKYLS from the coding sequence ATGTATTCCAACAAAAAAGTTGTGCAAAGTTTAGGTGAGATACTAAAAAAGAAATCTATATTTAATATAATTATATCTCCAGGATCTAGAAATGCTCCCATTATTATTCATTTTACACAAAATAAATATTTTAAATCTTATAGTATCGTAGATGAACGTTGTGCTGGTTTTTTTGCTTTAGGAATAGCACAACAAATCAGAACACCTGTAGTTCTTAGCTGTACTTCTGGATCTGCTGTTGTTAACTATTATCCTGCAGTAACAGAAGCTTTTTATCAAAATATTCCACTTATTTTAGTAACTGCAGATCGTCCAAAAGAAATTATAGATATTTTTGACGGACAATCAATCCATCAAGAAAATATTTTTCAAAAACATGTAGAAACATCTGTTCAACTAACAGAAGAGGAAACTCAATCAGGTTTGTGGTATAATGAAAAATTGATAAATGAATCGATTAATAAATGTATTTTAAAAAATAAACCTATACATATTAACATCCCTTTTTCAGAACCTCTTTACAAAACAACAAATCGATTAAAAGTAAATCCTAAAATTATAAGAACTATAACAGAAAAAAATTCCTGTATTAAAATATCTAAATCTTATAAAAAAGAACAATTGATATGGAAAAAATATGCAAAAAAAATGATTTTATTAGGATTAAATTATCCAGAAAAAAATATGAAAGAAATATTAAGAAAATTAAGCTTAGATTCGTCTATTGTTATCTTAACAGAAACAACATCTCATGTACGGAGTAAATTATTTTTTTCAAATATAGATCAACTTGTTTTTAATATGTCTGTTAAAGAATGGTTGAACTTTAAACCTCATATTCTATTAACTGTTGGAGTAAATATTATATCCAAGAAAATAAAATTCTTTTTAAGAAAATATCCTCCAATATATCATTGGCATATAGGAGAAAATTATGAAAATTATCCAGATACTTATTATAAATTAACTACTTATTGGTCTATGACTCTAGAGTCATTTTTTCAAATTTTTCAAAATTATAATTTATCGATTTCAGATTACAGATACAAATGGGAAAAATTAAGAAAAACAAGAATAAAAAAACACAATTTTTTTTTCAAAAAAGAAAAAAGTTTTTCTGATTTAAAAGTTCTTTTCTTTGTATTCAAATCTATTCCAAACAATTCAATTTTACAATTAGGAAATAGTATGATCATAAGATATTATGAACTTTTTTATCAAAAAAAATCTTCTGTTCAATCTTATTGTAACCGTGGAACATCAGGAATCGACGGATGTGTTTCAACAGCTATAGGTTCTGCAATAAGTAGTAAAAAAATTGTAACATTAATCATTGGAGACATAAGTTTTTTTTACGATAGTAATGCTTTATGGAATAATTATACTCCAAAAAATTTTAGAATTATACTTATTAATAATGGAGGTGGAAACATTTTCAGATTTATTTCAAAAACTAAACTTCCTGAAGAAATTTTCAATTTTTTCGAAACGAAACATATTTTTTCTGCGAAAAAAATATGTGAAATGCATAATTGGAACTATGAAAAAGTTTCTAATCAATACACTTTAAAGAAAAGTTTATCTTTTTTTTGGAAAAAATCAGATAATCCTTTTCTACTTGAAATAGATACTCGTCAATATAAGAATGCAAAAATTTTAAAAAAATATTTATCATAA
- a CDS encoding SanA/YdcF family protein yields MISFCYIAVSFLAVQKNFDRVNYVPYNTFGVVLGTSKYLHGGGVNAYFQYRIDAACSLFYHKKIRYIIVSGDNREKNYNEPKMMKKELIRKGIPSHFIYEDFYGINTLQSVLRVYKIFNQKRFTIISQKFHNERAIFIGNCLGLDIIGFNAKNLSFDSKIQLREVFARIKVFWDIFLIFQSL; encoded by the coding sequence TTGATTTCTTTTTGCTATATTGCGGTTAGCTTTTTAGCTGTGCAAAAAAATTTTGATCGTGTAAATTATGTACCATATAATACATTTGGAGTAGTTTTAGGAACTTCTAAATATTTACATGGAGGAGGAGTGAATGCTTATTTTCAATATAGAATTGATGCTGCTTGTTCTCTTTTTTATCATAAAAAGATACGATACATTATTGTAAGTGGAGACAATAGAGAAAAAAATTACAATGAACCCAAAATGATGAAAAAAGAATTAATAAGAAAAGGAATTCCTTCTCATTTTATATATGAAGATTTTTATGGGATCAATACTTTACAATCTGTTTTAAGAGTTTATAAAATTTTTAATCAAAAAAGATTTACAATTATATCTCAAAAATTTCATAATGAGAGAGCTATTTTTATTGGAAATTGTTTAGGATTAGATATTATTGGATTTAATGCTAAAAACCTGTCTTTTGACAGTAAAATACAACTTAGAGAAGTATTCGCTAGGATTAAAGTTTTCTGGGATATTTTTTTGATTTTTCAATCATTATGA
- the secA gene encoding preprotein translocase subunit SecA, which produces MSFIRKILNKLLVNKNERDLKEIRTFLVLIKEEESNMSVLSDDELRNKTHFFKKIIKDSTKKFDEEKEKLLQEIQEKFFSISRLQTIHHRIEEIREKCYETEQKELMKILPQAFALIKETAKRFKEKKQLIVESTSFDKELSKIKSYVYLNNENQSIWKNKWNAYGKSIVWDMVHYDVQLMGGVVLHQGKIAEMATGEGKTFVATLSAYLNALSERGVHIVTVNNYLSRRDSGWMSPLMEFHGLKVDCIDNYLPSDIQNRKKAYQADITYGTNNEFGFDYLRDNMACSQEELVQRELNYAIIDEIDSVLIDEARTPLIISGSVDPKKDNKEEFELLKEYVENLVKKQNVVVNNFLQEAKNLIKNNDKKLGGFKLFQAYRGLPKKRSLIKFLSEDNIRFILQKTENQYLQDHGREIYKVDKDLYFVIDEKNNTVELTDKGIEFLSKNVKDVGFFILPDVNVEISDLEKSKLSKDNEIKEKEKILKNFSIKSQRIHTINQLLKAFTLFERDIDYVVLGGKVKIVDEQTGRIMEGRRYSDGLHQAIEAKENVQIESSSQTFATITLQNYFRMYRKISGMTGTAETESGEFLHIYKLDVVVIPTHKKVQRKDLQDLVFKTKREKYNAIIEKIIYLSEHEKRPVLVGTTSVEVSEFLSRALKFRKILHNVLNAKLHDKEAYIIAKAGFPGSVTIATNMAGRGTDIKLSKEVVKNGGLSVLGTERHDSRRVDNQLRGRSGRQGDPGSSQFYVSLEDNLIRLFIDSEKLSRLMDRFGHREGDIIQHSLLTKSIEKAQKKIEDNNFSTRKRLLDYDDVINRQREFIYKKRKNALFGRELSLDISNMIYVLLDVMISANESLNNFKNLEYEFIQIFNWKFPFQEIEFLSYKKRDCVNKLHDIIINFYHKKKEEMINKDIMPIISNIKNIESYRIQVIFTDGLQNLVSTSDLNELYNTKGRSLLSTFEKKTILCFMDEKWKEHLREMDNLRFSVQNAVFEQKDPLIVYKQNAFNLFQERIYDINKKIVSFLLKSTIMKCDILCIPKNNIKIDLLMKGKNGRKFGRNNRINIRHLITGETKNIKFKQAEFFLEKGEWIIENDSL; this is translated from the coding sequence ATGAGTTTTATCAGAAAAATTTTAAATAAATTATTAGTTAATAAAAATGAAAGAGACCTCAAAGAGATTAGAACATTTTTGGTTTTAATCAAAGAAGAGGAGAGTAATATGTCTGTATTATCTGATGATGAATTGAGAAATAAAACTCATTTTTTTAAAAAAATTATAAAAGATTCTACAAAAAAATTTGATGAAGAAAAGGAAAAATTGCTTCAAGAAATACAAGAAAAATTTTTTTCTATTAGTAGATTACAAACTATTCACCATAGAATAGAAGAAATTAGAGAAAAATGTTATGAAACAGAACAAAAAGAATTGATGAAAATTTTACCTCAAGCTTTTGCTTTAATTAAAGAAACAGCAAAACGTTTTAAAGAGAAAAAACAACTTATAGTGGAATCAACTTCTTTTGACAAAGAATTATCGAAAATAAAGTCTTATGTATATTTAAATAATGAAAATCAATCTATTTGGAAAAATAAGTGGAATGCATATGGAAAATCCATAGTTTGGGATATGGTTCATTATGATGTTCAATTAATGGGAGGTGTTGTGCTACATCAAGGAAAGATAGCTGAAATGGCAACAGGTGAAGGAAAAACTTTTGTAGCGACTTTATCTGCTTATCTCAATGCTTTATCAGAAAGAGGAGTTCATATTGTCACTGTTAATAATTATTTATCTAGAAGAGATTCTGGATGGATGTCTCCTTTGATGGAATTTCATGGCTTAAAGGTTGATTGTATCGATAATTATTTACCTTCTGATATACAAAATCGTAAAAAAGCATATCAGGCAGATATTACTTATGGAACCAATAATGAATTCGGGTTTGATTATTTAAGGGATAATATGGCTTGCTCTCAAGAAGAATTGGTTCAAAGAGAATTAAATTATGCTATTATAGATGAAATTGATTCTGTTTTAATAGATGAAGCTCGTACTCCTTTAATTATATCCGGTTCTGTAGATCCTAAAAAAGATAATAAAGAGGAGTTTGAATTATTGAAAGAATATGTAGAAAATCTTGTAAAAAAGCAAAATGTAGTAGTAAATAATTTTTTACAAGAAGCAAAAAATTTGATAAAAAATAACGATAAGAAATTAGGTGGATTTAAGTTATTTCAGGCATATCGAGGATTACCAAAAAAAAGATCCTTAATTAAATTTTTGAGTGAAGATAACATCCGTTTTATTTTGCAAAAAACTGAAAATCAGTATTTACAAGACCATGGAAGAGAAATATATAAAGTAGACAAAGATCTTTACTTTGTAATTGACGAAAAGAATAACACAGTTGAATTAACAGATAAAGGAATTGAATTTTTATCTAAAAATGTAAAAGATGTAGGATTTTTTATATTACCAGATGTAAATGTAGAAATTTCTGATTTAGAAAAATCTAAATTATCTAAGGATAATGAAATAAAAGAAAAGGAAAAAATTTTAAAAAATTTTTCTATTAAATCACAAAGGATACATACTATCAATCAGCTTCTTAAAGCTTTCACTTTATTTGAAAGAGATATAGATTATGTTGTTTTAGGAGGAAAAGTAAAAATAGTAGATGAACAAACTGGTCGTATTATGGAAGGAAGACGTTATTCTGATGGATTACATCAAGCTATAGAGGCGAAGGAAAATGTACAAATAGAATCTTCTAGTCAAACATTTGCTACAATTACTTTACAAAACTATTTTAGAATGTATAGAAAAATATCAGGGATGACTGGAACAGCAGAAACAGAATCAGGAGAATTTTTGCATATCTATAAACTAGATGTAGTAGTAATTCCTACACACAAAAAAGTACAAAGAAAAGATTTACAAGATCTTGTTTTCAAAACAAAACGAGAAAAATATAACGCAATTATAGAAAAAATTATTTATTTATCTGAACATGAAAAACGTCCAGTTCTTGTTGGAACAACATCTGTTGAAGTGTCAGAATTTTTAAGTAGAGCTTTAAAATTTAGAAAAATTTTGCATAATGTTTTGAATGCAAAATTGCATGATAAAGAGGCATATATTATAGCAAAAGCAGGATTCCCTGGATCGGTTACTATTGCAACAAATATGGCAGGTCGTGGAACAGATATTAAATTATCAAAAGAGGTTGTTAAAAATGGAGGATTGTCAGTTCTTGGAACAGAAAGACATGATTCTCGAAGAGTAGATAATCAGTTAAGAGGTAGATCTGGACGTCAAGGAGATCCAGGAAGTTCTCAATTTTATGTTTCATTAGAGGATAATTTAATTCGTTTATTTATTGATTCAGAAAAACTTTCAAGATTAATGGATAGATTTGGTCATAGAGAAGGTGATATAATACAACATTCTTTATTAACAAAATCTATTGAAAAAGCACAAAAAAAAATAGAAGATAATAATTTTAGTACACGAAAACGTTTATTAGATTATGATGATGTAATTAATAGGCAAAGAGAATTTATTTATAAAAAACGTAAAAATGCATTATTTGGTAGAGAATTGAGTTTAGATATTTCTAATATGATTTATGTTTTGTTAGATGTGATGATTTCAGCTAATGAATCTTTAAATAATTTTAAAAATTTAGAATATGAGTTTATTCAAATTTTTAATTGGAAATTTCCATTTCAGGAAATAGAATTTCTATCATATAAAAAACGTGATTGTGTGAATAAACTTCATGATATCATTATTAATTTCTATCATAAAAAAAAGGAAGAAATGATTAACAAAGATATAATGCCTATTATATCTAATATTAAAAATATAGAATCTTATCGAATACAAGTTATTTTTACTGATGGATTACAAAATTTAGTTTCTACATCAGATTTGAATGAATTGTACAATACAAAAGGTCGATCTTTGTTATCGACATTTGAAAAAAAGACTATATTATGTTTCATGGATGAAAAATGGAAGGAGCATTTGCGTGAAATGGATAATTTACGATTTTCTGTGCAAAATGCGGTTTTTGAACAAAAAGATCCTTTGATTGTTTATAAACAAAATGCTTTTAATTTATTTCAAGAAAGAATCTATGATATTAACAAGAAAATTGTTTCTTTTTTACTTAAGTCTACCATAATGAAATGTGATATTTTGTGTATTCCAAAAAATAATATAAAAATAGATCTTTTAATGAAAGGAAAAAATGGAAGAAAATTTGGAAGAAATAATAGAATTAACATTCGTCATTTAATTACAGGAGAGACCAAAAACATTAAATTTAAACAGGCGGAATTCTTTTTAGAAAAAGGAGAATGGATTATAGAGAATGATTCTCTTTAA
- a CDS encoding DUF2795 domain-containing protein — protein MYWTLELASHLEDAPWPATKEELIDFAVRTGAPLEVVENLQQLENGEGEVFDSIEDIWADYPRDDEDFYWNRDEYEL, from the coding sequence ATGTATTGGACTTTAGAATTAGCTTCTCATTTAGAAGATGCACCTTGGCCTGCAACAAAGGAAGAATTGATTGATTTCGCTGTACGTACTGGAGCTCCTTTAGAAGTTGTTGAAAACTTACAACAATTGGAAAATGGAGAAGGGGAAGTATTTGACTCTATAGAAGATATATGGGCTGATTATCCACGTGATGATGAAGATTTTTATTGGAACAGAGATGAATATGAACTTTAA
- the fmt gene encoding methionyl-tRNA formyltransferase, whose translation MKKFPKIVFIGSTHFSLFSLKELYIKQYNIVGIITNPDNPFSRRKKKYFSPVKKYALDNNIPFLQPMNLLDDLFLKNLKIWNADIQIVVSFKILPKKVWNFPKMGSLNLHPSLLPQYRGASPINWVIINGENKTGLTTFFIEEKIDHGKIILQKEIKIGKKETAGELENKLKKMSGSMIRETLEVIIKNKVKPINQKKDVNILKYAPKIFNKDCRIQWNDPSIESIYNKIRGLSPFPTAWTLLFFNQKKFVRFKIFLVKKMKKKHSFPIGLIFITSSCQMQISVKEGFISIIEGQIEGKNRMNIRNLINGIKMRENIFVQ comes from the coding sequence ATGAAAAAGTTTCCAAAAATTGTATTTATAGGATCAACACATTTTTCACTTTTTTCCTTAAAAGAACTGTATATAAAACAATATAATATTGTAGGAATAATTACCAATCCTGATAACCCATTTTCTAGAAGAAAAAAAAAATATTTTTCTCCTGTGAAAAAATATGCATTAGATAACAATATTCCTTTTTTACAACCAATGAATCTTCTTGATGATTTATTTTTAAAAAATTTAAAAATATGGAATGCAGATATACAAATTGTTGTTTCTTTTAAAATATTGCCTAAAAAAGTATGGAATTTTCCTAAAATGGGATCTTTAAATTTACATCCATCTCTTCTTCCACAATATAGAGGAGCTTCTCCTATTAATTGGGTTATTATTAATGGAGAAAATAAAACTGGACTAACAACTTTTTTCATTGAAGAGAAAATAGATCACGGAAAAATTATTCTCCAAAAAGAGATAAAAATAGGAAAAAAGGAAACCGCAGGAGAATTAGAAAATAAACTAAAAAAAATGAGTGGATCTATGATTAGAGAAACTTTGGAAGTTATCATAAAAAACAAAGTAAAACCTATTAATCAAAAAAAAGATGTTAATATTTTAAAATATGCACCAAAAATATTCAATAAAGATTGTAGAATTCAATGGAATGATCCTTCTATTGAATCTATTTACAATAAAATAAGAGGGTTAAGTCCTTTTCCTACTGCATGGACCCTATTATTTTTTAATCAAAAAAAATTCGTTAGATTTAAAATTTTTCTAGTTAAAAAAATGAAAAAAAAACATTCTTTTCCTATTGGATTGATATTTATAACATCATCATGTCAAATGCAAATATCCGTTAAAGAAGGATTTATATCGATTATCGAAGGACAAATAGAAGGAAAAAACAGAATGAATATAAGAAATCTAATTAATGGAATAAAAATGAGGGAAAATATTTTTGTTCAATAA
- a CDS encoding HU family DNA-binding protein produces MNKTELVNSIAEKTGITKIKAKNVTDAFIETIIESLKKGDKVTLVGFGTFSVVERNPRNGVNPRTGKKIHIPGKKVAKFKIGAELTKL; encoded by the coding sequence ATGAACAAAACAGAATTGGTTAATTCAATAGCTGAAAAAACTGGAATAACAAAAATAAAAGCTAAAAATGTAACAGATGCATTTATTGAAACAATAATTGAATCTTTAAAAAAAGGAGACAAGGTTACCTTAGTAGGATTTGGAACCTTTTCTGTTGTGGAAAGAAATCCTAGAAATGGAGTTAATCCTAGAACAGGTAAAAAAATACATATTCCAGGGAAAAAAGTTGCTAAATTCAAAATAGGTGCGGAATTAACAAAATTGTAA
- the pdxH gene encoding pyridoxamine 5'-phosphate oxidase yields MVFDLSHYRKNYHKNSLLEYEVPKEPFQLFHDWFQQEKLVQKKNNNEINAMSISTIGMDGSPETRVVLLKEYSKEGFIFYTNYYSFKGISIQNRPKVCVSFYWKETERQIIIKGITYKIKKEKSDEYFHKRPKENKIGCWASNQSTKIPSKEFLLKQYEKWDLFFKKNKKTIKRPFYWGGYIIKPYKIEFWQGQPNRLHDRLVYNLDREKKWILYRLSP; encoded by the coding sequence ATGGTTTTTGATTTAAGTCATTATAGAAAAAATTATCATAAAAATTCTTTATTAGAATATGAAGTACCAAAAGAACCTTTTCAATTATTTCACGATTGGTTTCAACAAGAAAAACTTGTTCAAAAAAAAAATAATAATGAAATTAACGCCATGTCTATTTCTACTATAGGAATGGACGGATCTCCAGAAACAAGAGTTGTCTTACTTAAAGAGTATTCTAAAGAAGGATTCATTTTCTATACAAATTATTATAGTTTTAAAGGAATATCTATTCAAAATAGACCAAAAGTTTGTGTTTCTTTTTATTGGAAAGAAACAGAAAGACAAATTATTATTAAAGGAATAACATATAAAATAAAAAAAGAAAAATCGGACGAATATTTTCATAAAAGACCTAAAGAAAATAAAATAGGATGTTGGGCTTCTAATCAAAGTACCAAAATTCCATCTAAAGAATTTTTATTAAAACAGTATGAAAAATGGGATTTGTTTTTCAAAAAAAATAAAAAAACAATAAAACGTCCTTTTTATTGGGGTGGTTATATTATAAAACCTTACAAAATAGAATTTTGGCAAGGACAGCCAAATAGACTTCATGATAGACTTGTTTATAATTTAGATAGAGAAAAAAAGTGGATTTTATATAGATTATCACCATAA